The proteins below come from a single Tenuifilum sp. 4138str genomic window:
- a CDS encoding M3 family metallopeptidase translates to MLKQSKSILGIMLVLLAVSCQEKADKNPLLSKFDTPYQTPPFDKIKHEHYMPALDSAISVARREIDAIVNNTEEPTFENTIEALDHSGKLLADVSNILFNLNEAETDSVLQQIVIEASPKLTDFSNDINLNPELFKRVKAVWEKRDSLKLTPEQMMLVDKTYKGFVRNGANLSEADKEKYRAISRELSELTVKFNQNVLAETNSYKLHITNEAYLAGLPQSLIDAAAYTAKQKGLEGWVITLDYPMYGPFMKYADNRELRKQLYMAYGNRCFKGNEYDNQKIAQRIANLRLELANLLGYPNFATFVLENRMAETPERVNQFLDQLVAASLPAAREEVKEVEEFARQLGFKGKLERWDWSYYSEKLKNAKYSYNEEELKPYFQLEKVIDGVFLLANKLYGLTFLPNANIPVYHPDVKAYEVYDGSGRFMSVLYLDFFPREGKSGGAWMTSFRSQYREKGKDIRPIVSIVTNFTKPTDKQPSLLTFYEFSTFLHEFGHALHGMLTDCNYSSLSGTSVYRDFVELPSQIMENFAVEKEYLDLFAVHYQTGEKIPQELVQKIIDSRNFQAGYFSLRQLGFGILDMAWHTITKPVTEDVDRFEKKVLNPLDVLPPVKGTNMSVTFGHIFEGGYAAGYYGYKWAEVLDADAFELFKEKGIFNREVAQSFRENILSRGGSEHPMTLYKRFRGQEPTIDALLKRSGLKK, encoded by the coding sequence ATGCTAAAACAATCAAAATCAATTCTGGGCATTATGTTAGTATTACTTGCAGTATCGTGTCAGGAAAAAGCCGATAAGAACCCATTACTGAGTAAGTTTGATACACCGTATCAGACACCACCGTTCGATAAGATAAAGCATGAGCACTACATGCCGGCGCTTGATTCGGCTATATCAGTGGCTCGTCGTGAGATTGATGCAATAGTTAATAATACCGAAGAACCAACCTTTGAGAATACCATTGAGGCCCTTGACCATAGCGGTAAGCTGCTTGCCGATGTTTCCAATATTCTATTCAATTTAAATGAGGCTGAAACCGATAGCGTTCTTCAGCAAATAGTGATTGAGGCCTCACCAAAGCTTACCGATTTCTCCAACGACATCAACCTTAACCCTGAGCTCTTTAAAAGGGTTAAGGCGGTTTGGGAAAAGCGCGATTCCCTGAAGCTCACTCCTGAACAAATGATGCTTGTCGATAAAACCTATAAAGGTTTTGTGCGTAATGGGGCCAACCTAAGCGAGGCCGATAAGGAGAAGTATCGTGCCATTAGCCGTGAACTTTCCGAGTTAACAGTAAAGTTTAACCAAAACGTATTGGCTGAAACTAACAGCTATAAGCTACATATAACCAATGAGGCCTATTTGGCGGGCTTACCCCAAAGCCTTATTGATGCTGCTGCCTATACAGCTAAACAGAAAGGGCTCGAGGGTTGGGTTATTACACTTGACTACCCCATGTATGGCCCATTTATGAAGTATGCCGATAACCGCGAACTCCGTAAACAGCTCTATATGGCTTACGGTAATCGTTGTTTCAAGGGCAATGAGTACGATAACCAAAAAATTGCTCAACGTATCGCAAATCTTAGGTTAGAATTGGCAAACCTTCTAGGTTATCCAAACTTCGCCACCTTTGTCCTTGAGAACCGCATGGCCGAAACTCCTGAGCGAGTTAATCAATTCCTTGACCAGTTGGTTGCCGCATCGTTGCCTGCTGCTCGCGAGGAGGTTAAAGAGGTTGAGGAATTTGCCCGCCAGCTGGGATTTAAGGGCAAACTTGAACGTTGGGATTGGTCGTATTACTCCGAAAAGCTTAAGAATGCAAAGTATAGCTATAACGAGGAGGAGCTAAAGCCTTATTTCCAGCTCGAGAAGGTTATCGATGGTGTTTTCCTTCTGGCCAATAAGCTGTACGGACTTACTTTTTTACCTAACGCTAACATCCCTGTTTACCACCCCGATGTAAAAGCATACGAGGTGTACGATGGTAGCGGACGTTTCATGTCAGTCCTATACCTCGACTTTTTCCCTCGCGAGGGTAAGAGTGGAGGTGCATGGATGACCTCGTTCCGTTCACAGTACCGTGAAAAAGGCAAGGACATTCGCCCAATTGTTTCAATTGTTACCAATTTTACTAAACCAACCGACAAACAACCATCGTTGCTTACTTTCTATGAGTTTTCTACCTTCCTTCATGAGTTTGGTCATGCACTGCATGGTATGCTAACCGATTGCAACTACTCATCGCTTAGCGGAACCTCGGTTTATAGGGATTTTGTGGAACTGCCATCACAAATCATGGAGAACTTTGCAGTTGAAAAGGAATACCTCGACTTATTTGCGGTACACTACCAAACCGGCGAGAAAATCCCGCAGGAGCTTGTTCAAAAGATTATTGATAGCCGTAATTTTCAGGCAGGCTACTTTTCGCTACGTCAGTTAGGTTTTGGAATACTCGATATGGCATGGCACACCATTACTAAGCCTGTAACTGAAGATGTTGACAGATTTGAGAAAAAGGTACTTAATCCCCTGGATGTTCTACCCCCGGTAAAAGGCACAAATATGAGCGTAACCTTTGGCCATATCTTTGAGGGTGGATATGCCGCCGGATACTACGGCTACAAATGGGCCGAAGTGCTCGATGCCGATGCTTTTGAGCTTTTTAAGGAAAAGGGAATATTTAACCGTGAGGTTGCTCAGAGCTTCAGAGAGAATATTTTATCGAGAGGTGGCAGCGAACATCCGATGACCCTTTACAAGCGTTTCCGTGGTCAGGAACCAACAATCGATGCGTTACTGAAACGTAGCGGATTAAAGAAATAG
- a CDS encoding MarR family winged helix-turn-helix transcriptional regulator: MNEFNVEILNLPENLYRAAIAIRGEITRRLTEAFGEEFTADYWFIMNHLFKENPLTQGRLAELTNRDRASLSRTIACMERIDLVTKMAEPFDKRKELISPTKTAINFKPEGERIVLQAVGMVMHNLKPIEVIELNRMLGQLFENITKG; the protein is encoded by the coding sequence ATGAATGAATTTAATGTTGAGATACTAAATCTGCCCGAAAACTTATACCGGGCTGCAATAGCCATAAGGGGGGAAATTACAAGAAGGTTAACCGAGGCATTTGGCGAGGAGTTTACTGCCGATTACTGGTTCATTATGAATCACCTTTTTAAGGAGAATCCTTTAACACAAGGTCGTTTAGCTGAGCTAACCAATCGCGATAGGGCTTCGCTTTCCCGAACAATAGCCTGCATGGAACGCATTGACTTAGTAACTAAAATGGCAGAGCCGTTCGACAAACGAAAGGAGTTAATTTCACCTACAAAAACTGCTATCAACTTTAAACCTGAGGGGGAGAGGATAGTCTTACAAGCAGTAGGGATGGTCATGCATAACCTTAAGCCAATTGAGGTTATTGAGTTAAACCGAATGCTTGGTCAGCTGTTCGAAAACATCACCAAGGGTTAA